A single window of Sneathiella limimaris DNA harbors:
- a CDS encoding MmcQ/YjbR family DNA-binding protein, with protein MTREEFDQFCQNLKSTNNVIQWGNASVWKVGGKIFAISSRWGDGEHPKISFKCSDLSYQILTEQDGIIPAPYLARAKWVQIQTPDAMSDEDLKAYIQTAYDIIASKLSKAVRKELDIT; from the coding sequence ATGACAAGGGAAGAATTTGATCAATTTTGCCAAAACCTGAAATCGACCAACAACGTGATCCAATGGGGCAATGCGAGTGTGTGGAAGGTGGGCGGAAAAATCTTTGCCATCAGTTCTCGCTGGGGCGATGGTGAGCACCCTAAGATCTCATTCAAATGCAGTGATCTTTCCTATCAGATTTTGACCGAACAGGACGGCATTATTCCGGCCCCATACCTCGCCCGCGCCAAGTGGGTTCAGATCCAGACCCCGGATGCCATGAGTGATGAGGATTTAAAAGCCTACATCCAAACCGCCTATGACATCATCGCGTCCAAACTCAGCAAAGCGGTCCGTAAGGAATTAGATATTACCTAA
- a CDS encoding GNAT family N-acetyltransferase has translation MTAEQPIKPASVEKNLGDFSDWDALLALLKSSFAYMEDRIDPPSSLHRLDPKTIQEKAATEELFFIKNKGKLVACAFMDDRGDHYYLGKVATDPSLQGSGLGHEMLEACINHAKSQKKSYIELQVRVELVENQRFFEKRGFVKSGETAHVGYDRPTSYTFRLDL, from the coding sequence ATGACCGCCGAACAGCCTATTAAACCCGCTTCAGTTGAGAAAAACCTAGGAGACTTTTCTGACTGGGACGCTCTATTAGCCCTCCTCAAATCATCTTTTGCCTATATGGAGGATCGAATAGATCCGCCGTCTTCCTTACATCGGCTTGATCCGAAAACCATCCAGGAAAAAGCAGCGACGGAAGAGCTTTTCTTCATTAAGAATAAGGGAAAACTAGTTGCCTGTGCCTTTATGGATGACCGGGGAGATCATTATTATCTTGGAAAGGTCGCGACAGACCCCTCCCTCCAAGGCAGTGGTCTCGGGCATGAAATGCTAGAGGCCTGCATCAACCATGCGAAATCCCAGAAAAAATCATATATCGAGCTCCAGGTCCGAGTTGAACTTGTTGAAAATCAACGCTTCTTTGAAAAACGAGGTTTTGTGAAATCTGGTGAAACGGCACATGTGGGATATGATCGTCCCACCTCCTATACATTTCGGCTGGATCTCTGA
- a CDS encoding PAS domain-containing protein has protein sequence MFQDSAKVTPNHIIEDGFRYWQSIKGNNLVPKWSDFDPAAIKPLLPHIVVIHVLNDPLDFVERITGDTILSHSSKNSMGRNWRTYEGRGPDSKIWKTMEDVVQTKQPNFQTIPYVGPQNAFKEIQTVVLPMSEDGQTVSRTVTFVEYIEKSEAQLEQEALSLYSARKS, from the coding sequence ATGTTTCAGGATTCAGCTAAGGTAACACCGAACCACATCATTGAAGATGGGTTTCGCTATTGGCAGTCCATTAAAGGCAATAACCTTGTCCCGAAATGGTCGGATTTTGATCCTGCGGCGATTAAGCCTTTGCTCCCACATATTGTGGTGATCCACGTCCTTAATGATCCCTTGGATTTTGTCGAGCGGATCACTGGGGACACTATTCTTTCCCACAGCTCCAAGAACAGTATGGGACGTAACTGGCGGACCTATGAAGGACGCGGTCCAGATAGTAAAATCTGGAAAACAATGGAGGACGTGGTTCAAACGAAACAGCCAAACTTCCAAACGATTCCCTATGTTGGTCCTCAAAACGCCTTTAAAGAAATTCAAACTGTCGTTTTGCCTATGTCCGAAGATGGTCAGACCGTTTCTCGAACAGTCACTTTTGTGGAGTATATTGAGAAATCTGAAGCCCAGTTGGAGCAGGAAGCATTGTCACTTTACTCAGCTAGAAAGTCCTGA
- a CDS encoding PAS-domain containing protein — protein sequence MSQFMGPELTHICMEYLDHGISVTDADFNLIFVNLKFLNILDLPPDLMVSGKTHISEVFRFNAERGEYGPGDVEEQVAERMALTEKREAHSFERVRPDGTVIKIVGNPLPTGGFITAYSDVTELSKSRKELEDTNNKLDERVRQRTMELAERRIELSEKATTLETVVQNVHTGLALFDEDLRLSLWNEYFFEIMGFPKDLKVKGTHISAFVDRVYKDKDIGEEFSVEKFSKLKSSIENFESFDKIRKLPDGRYLHSRRESIPGGMLFSFIDVTDQKKAEDVLRHNAELLEEKVEERTQELRKAKEDAEQASKAKSQFLANMSHELRTPLNAIIGFSELLMMDDYSLVDKEKRKEYAADVNAAGTHLLQVINDILDVAKIEANQVNLVEQEIDVRAILDSCVQMISVPAQKREIELIVDCPDPAPLLHADPTRIKQILANLLSNSIKFTDREGYVKTSISYLPDGDIMFSVTDNGIGIAQEYIDHVQTQFGQIHSTYNRNHQGTGLGLSLVRLLTEAHGGYFKLESELGVGTSAHVILPKQRLATLAA from the coding sequence GTGTCACAGTTTATGGGGCCTGAGTTAACGCACATTTGTATGGAATATCTCGACCATGGGATCAGCGTAACAGACGCTGACTTCAACCTGATATTCGTCAATCTAAAATTCCTCAACATTCTCGACTTGCCACCAGACTTAATGGTCTCCGGCAAAACCCATATCAGTGAGGTTTTTCGCTTTAATGCTGAGCGAGGGGAATATGGACCTGGAGATGTCGAGGAGCAAGTTGCAGAACGAATGGCACTGACCGAAAAACGGGAGGCCCATTCTTTTGAACGTGTGAGACCAGATGGAACCGTTATTAAGATTGTCGGAAACCCCCTCCCGACAGGCGGCTTCATTACGGCATATTCCGACGTTACTGAGCTTTCAAAATCCCGAAAAGAACTCGAAGACACAAATAATAAGCTCGATGAACGAGTTCGTCAGCGGACAATGGAACTCGCCGAAAGGCGAATTGAACTATCCGAGAAAGCAACCACTCTAGAAACCGTCGTGCAGAACGTTCACACTGGTCTTGCTTTGTTTGATGAAGATTTAAGACTATCGCTGTGGAATGAATATTTCTTTGAAATCATGGGGTTCCCCAAAGACCTAAAAGTCAAGGGAACCCATATTAGTGCCTTTGTTGATCGGGTGTATAAAGACAAAGATATTGGTGAAGAATTCTCGGTCGAGAAATTCAGCAAGTTAAAAAGCAGTATTGAGAATTTTGAATCCTTCGACAAAATCCGAAAACTCCCCGATGGCCGATATCTACATTCCCGACGAGAAAGCATTCCCGGCGGTATGCTGTTTTCCTTCATCGATGTAACTGATCAGAAGAAAGCTGAAGACGTACTGCGTCATAATGCTGAGCTACTTGAGGAAAAGGTTGAGGAGCGGACGCAGGAACTTCGTAAAGCCAAGGAAGATGCGGAACAGGCAAGTAAAGCCAAATCCCAGTTTTTGGCTAACATGAGCCATGAACTCCGAACACCCTTGAATGCGATTATTGGATTTTCAGAGCTGCTGATGATGGATGACTATTCTCTTGTGGACAAAGAAAAACGCAAAGAATACGCAGCAGATGTAAATGCAGCCGGCACCCACCTTTTGCAGGTTATCAACGACATTCTGGATGTGGCTAAAATTGAGGCCAACCAGGTAAACCTTGTCGAACAGGAAATCGATGTTCGGGCGATCTTGGATAGCTGTGTTCAAATGATTTCCGTACCAGCTCAAAAACGCGAAATTGAGCTCATTGTTGACTGCCCTGACCCAGCCCCTCTTCTGCATGCGGACCCAACTCGGATCAAGCAGATCCTTGCAAACCTCCTGTCAAATTCAATCAAATTTACTGACCGAGAAGGTTATGTAAAAACATCAATCTCCTACTTGCCTGACGGAGATATCATGTTCAGCGTAACAGATAACGGCATCGGGATTGCGCAGGAATATATCGATCATGTTCAGACCCAATTTGGACAGATCCATTCTACCTATAATCGCAACCATCAAGGAACTGGGCTTGGATTAAGTCTTGTCCGGCTGTTGACAGAAGCCCATGGTGGATACTTCAAATTGGAAAGCGAGCTTGGGGTTGGAACAAGCGCTCATGTCATTCTTCCTAAGCAGCGCCTTGCAACATTGGCAGCCTAA
- a CDS encoding exodeoxyribonuclease III, whose protein sequence is MKIASWNVNSVKARLPRLTDYLEKSQIDVLCLQELKCIDENFPREEVEALGYNVETFGQKTYNGVAILSKHPIEDVMKDLPGDDTDEQARYIEATIKGLRIASIYLPNGNPIETEKFPYKLNWMDRLIKHAKSLLESETPIILAGDYNVIPQDEDCYDPKQWQGDALTQPESRNRFRQLLGLGYADAYRSFTPDVNYTYWDYQRGAWQKDHGIRIDHLLLSPQALDMMTEVGIDKGPRGEEKPSDHTPIWVNLETPE, encoded by the coding sequence ATGAAAATCGCCAGTTGGAACGTGAATTCCGTGAAAGCACGCTTGCCACGTTTAACGGACTATCTCGAGAAAAGTCAGATCGACGTCCTGTGCCTTCAGGAATTGAAATGCATAGATGAAAATTTCCCCCGCGAGGAGGTTGAGGCACTAGGCTACAATGTCGAAACCTTCGGGCAAAAAACCTACAATGGTGTCGCCATCCTTTCCAAACACCCGATTGAGGATGTGATGAAGGATCTACCCGGGGACGACACTGATGAACAGGCACGCTACATTGAAGCCACCATTAAAGGGCTCCGCATTGCCTCTATTTATCTGCCAAATGGAAATCCAATTGAGACAGAAAAATTTCCATACAAGCTGAATTGGATGGATCGGCTAATCAAGCATGCCAAAAGTCTTTTGGAAAGTGAAACTCCGATAATCTTGGCCGGAGACTACAATGTCATTCCTCAGGATGAAGATTGCTACGATCCAAAACAATGGCAGGGCGACGCCCTCACCCAGCCAGAAAGCCGTAACCGATTTAGACAATTATTGGGGCTTGGATATGCGGATGCCTATCGCAGCTTTACCCCAGATGTAAATTATACATATTGGGACTATCAAAGGGGCGCTTGGCAAAAAGATCATGGCATCAGAATTGATCACCTGCTGCTCTCTCCGCAGGCCCTCGACATGATGACAGAGGTTGGAATTGATAAAGGCCCCCGGGGCGAAGAAAAACCTTCTGATCACACCCCCATTTGGGTCAACTTGGAAACTCCTGAATAA
- the erpA gene encoding iron-sulfur cluster insertion protein ErpA: MAQEIMEPPVKLTDSAADRINAIVQEMNADKKMLRVAVNGGGCSGFQYSFDLDDTQNPDDTVVENKGATLLVDSVSLLYLAGSEVDYVNDLIGAAFQIRNPNATASCSCGSSFSV; this comes from the coding sequence ATGGCTCAGGAAATCATGGAACCACCTGTCAAACTTACAGATTCTGCCGCTGATCGCATTAATGCCATTGTTCAGGAAATGAACGCTGACAAGAAGATGCTGCGCGTGGCCGTAAATGGTGGCGGCTGCTCCGGTTTTCAGTATAGCTTCGATTTGGACGATACCCAGAATCCAGATGATACGGTTGTGGAAAATAAAGGCGCAACTTTATTGGTTGATAGCGTATCGCTCCTCTATCTTGCTGGCTCAGAAGTTGACTATGTGAACGATCTGATTGGTGCAGCCTTTCAAATCCGCAATCCTAACGCAACAGCTTCTTGCTCCTGCGGGTCTTCCTTCTCCGTCTAA
- a CDS encoding DALR anticodon-binding domain-containing protein, with the protein MSEYYWTELRSCLIEALKSQLTGDEQTVEGIISRLTLRPPKNSHWGDLCTNAAQLCQSVSSETCLLATDLILEKIRKHEAVKSVDLAESGDINITLKQEKMVQELPKVISSGVRYGLSSLKPHCTPLIVEVPDETHDLLALRQLWTANYLKKFADLIGLEATESAWTPGELQGYPAEAALAKCGESRLRLALFANDKDFATHFSPVLAVDRTYSNPVFALLYAEARLKRYLRNGVPLDAQKEGSTLPLAIERELLVLVTEWPQVIRLTLRDQDMVNFVSFLQRLSLLFFRLNDEEKLQSSEYFQDSDSGILRLQLLGAVRTLLTAGLDLMDVERPEEFI; encoded by the coding sequence ATGTCCGAATATTACTGGACAGAGCTCAGAAGTTGTTTGATTGAGGCCCTCAAATCTCAACTCACCGGCGATGAGCAGACGGTGGAAGGGATTATAAGCCGACTGACCTTGAGACCCCCAAAAAACAGTCATTGGGGTGATCTTTGCACGAATGCGGCTCAGTTGTGTCAGAGCGTATCTTCTGAAACTTGTTTATTGGCAACGGATTTGATCCTCGAAAAGATAAGAAAGCACGAGGCTGTCAAGTCCGTGGATCTGGCAGAAAGTGGGGATATCAACATAACCTTAAAACAGGAAAAGATGGTTCAGGAGTTACCAAAGGTCATTTCTTCTGGCGTTCGGTACGGCTTGTCATCCTTAAAACCCCATTGCACTCCATTGATTGTTGAGGTTCCGGACGAAACCCATGATCTTTTAGCCTTGCGGCAGCTTTGGACGGCCAACTATCTGAAAAAGTTTGCGGATCTGATTGGGTTAGAAGCGACAGAAAGTGCCTGGACCCCCGGCGAGTTGCAGGGATACCCTGCTGAGGCTGCCTTGGCAAAATGTGGTGAAAGTCGGTTGCGACTTGCCCTTTTCGCAAACGACAAGGATTTTGCAACACACTTCAGCCCAGTACTCGCCGTGGATCGAACCTATTCGAACCCCGTTTTTGCACTTCTTTATGCTGAAGCGCGACTGAAGAGATATTTAAGAAATGGAGTTCCTCTGGATGCTCAGAAGGAGGGATCAACTTTACCGTTGGCAATAGAGCGGGAATTGCTTGTTTTGGTAACCGAATGGCCGCAAGTAATCCGACTAACGCTAAGAGACCAAGACATGGTTAATTTCGTCTCTTTCCTCCAGCGGTTAAGCCTGCTATTTTTCCGATTAAATGATGAGGAAAAACTTCAATCATCTGAATATTTTCAAGATTCTGATTCTGGAATTTTGCGATTACAGTTGCTTGGAGCCGTCAGAACCCTTCTAACAGCTGGACTGGATCTGATGGATGTTGAGAGGCCAGAGGAGTTTATTTAG
- a CDS encoding SPOR domain-containing protein, whose protein sequence is MSDNHSFDDDDDFFDDEYVPTMNRWKLLGAALALVIITGFGIGIWYAYDQGVKKGVQLAPPIIKADDSPVKEQPEDPGGMDIPHQDKKVFNVLNGEENTEEKVEKLMEPPEQVVEEAAPVDIKEDPAVKKPLEKETLMAKEEPTEAMTKTEEAATTEVTSAVEEKSETVMAEKPADNIEKAAEMVEKTEEKAVETVEKKAEETAQKTEAAPKPVAEAAPKTQPTEAKEAPAGVAFRVQLGAFRSEDAAKKAWRDLQKKHEGLLAGEVYKIQTAEVTGKGLFYRLQAGAFEDRSKAAELCDQLKARKQDCLIAKN, encoded by the coding sequence GTGAGTGATAATCACAGTTTTGATGACGACGACGATTTTTTCGATGACGAGTATGTGCCGACGATGAATCGTTGGAAACTGCTGGGCGCAGCGTTGGCGCTGGTGATTATCACAGGGTTTGGGATTGGCATTTGGTACGCCTACGATCAGGGCGTAAAAAAGGGCGTGCAGTTGGCGCCGCCCATTATCAAAGCCGATGACTCCCCGGTCAAAGAACAGCCCGAAGATCCGGGGGGGATGGATATTCCCCATCAGGACAAGAAAGTTTTCAATGTCCTGAACGGAGAGGAAAATACGGAAGAAAAAGTTGAAAAACTGATGGAGCCGCCTGAGCAGGTAGTGGAAGAAGCTGCTCCGGTTGATATCAAGGAAGATCCTGCTGTCAAAAAGCCTCTGGAGAAAGAAACTCTGATGGCAAAGGAAGAGCCAACTGAGGCGATGACCAAGACAGAGGAAGCCGCTACCACTGAAGTGACGTCGGCAGTTGAAGAAAAATCAGAAACCGTTATGGCGGAAAAGCCAGCCGATAATATTGAAAAAGCTGCTGAAATGGTCGAGAAAACCGAAGAAAAGGCAGTCGAAACGGTAGAAAAGAAAGCTGAGGAAACGGCACAAAAAACAGAAGCTGCACCCAAACCGGTAGCAGAAGCGGCTCCAAAAACTCAACCAACAGAGGCCAAGGAAGCGCCAGCTGGCGTTGCGTTTCGGGTTCAGTTAGGTGCCTTCCGGTCTGAGGATGCGGCCAAGAAAGCATGGCGAGACTTACAGAAGAAGCACGAAGGGTTGCTGGCAGGCGAGGTCTATAAAATTCAGACTGCAGAGGTCACCGGGAAGGGGCTGTTCTATCGGTTACAGGCTGGAGCTTTTGAAGACCGATCGAAGGCTGCAGAACTCTGTGATCAACTCAAGGCTCGAAAGCAGGACTGCCTCATTGCCAAAAACTGA
- the nagZ gene encoding beta-N-acetylhexosaminidase yields the protein MPKTDYDGVRSVIFSIEGTEITDQERRFFETEKPFGFILFARNVESPPQLQKLTSELRASVGRPDAPILVDQEGGRVQRLREPHWFNAPSFGKISELYTKDVRAGLRAAELSTQLIAADLRATGFSVNCSPCLDLRRPETSSVIGDRSFGEVPEEVIELSRIVIDGYLEAGIQPVIKHMPGHGRGTVDSHLELPVVSASHEILSGSDFLPFKEFNFCAWGMTAHIVFDALDPENPATQSPKIIQEIIRGEIGFEGLLLTDDLNMQALKGTLEERAAKSISAGVDIVLHCSGKLGEMEAVAPACPFLGHETLGRIERWEQNSLLNRDGDSVAADLVQMRRELEGLLGQGEV from the coding sequence TTGCCAAAAACTGATTATGATGGCGTGCGATCTGTCATCTTCTCGATTGAGGGGACAGAGATAACTGACCAAGAGCGAAGATTTTTTGAAACGGAAAAACCTTTTGGTTTCATACTTTTCGCTCGGAATGTTGAGAGCCCGCCACAACTTCAGAAGCTGACGTCAGAGTTACGGGCATCTGTGGGCCGACCTGATGCCCCTATTTTGGTGGATCAGGAAGGGGGGCGTGTCCAACGGCTTCGGGAGCCGCATTGGTTTAACGCACCATCCTTTGGTAAAATCTCTGAACTCTACACCAAAGATGTAAGGGCTGGCCTGAGGGCGGCTGAGCTATCCACTCAACTTATTGCGGCCGATTTAAGGGCGACTGGCTTTTCCGTCAATTGCAGCCCTTGTTTGGACCTGAGACGGCCTGAGACTTCCTCTGTGATTGGGGATCGCTCCTTCGGTGAGGTCCCTGAGGAGGTCATTGAACTTAGCCGGATAGTTATCGATGGCTATCTGGAGGCCGGTATCCAACCCGTTATTAAGCATATGCCTGGCCATGGACGAGGGACGGTTGATAGTCATCTTGAATTGCCTGTCGTTTCGGCTTCTCATGAGATCCTTAGTGGTTCGGATTTTCTGCCGTTCAAGGAGTTCAATTTCTGTGCATGGGGAATGACGGCTCACATCGTATTTGATGCTCTCGATCCAGAAAACCCGGCGACCCAGTCACCTAAAATCATTCAAGAGATTATCCGCGGGGAAATTGGGTTTGAAGGGCTGTTACTCACCGATGATCTAAATATGCAGGCGTTGAAAGGAACTCTTGAAGAGCGGGCCGCTAAGTCTATCTCAGCAGGGGTAGATATTGTTTTACATTGTTCGGGTAAGCTGGGCGAAATGGAAGCCGTCGCCCCTGCATGTCCATTCCTCGGTCATGAGACTTTAGGTCGAATTGAAAGATGGGAGCAGAACAGCCTGTTGAACAGAGACGGTGATTCTGTTGCGGCGGATTTGGTCCAGATGCGCCGTGAGTTGGAAGGTCTGCTCGGGCAGGGTGAGGTTTGA
- a CDS encoding site-2 protease family protein, whose translation MENLSDIIWVASTWILPALLAITLHEAGHAFAAWKFGDPTAKNQGRVTLNPLKHIDPMGTIILPAILLLLKAPFLFGYAKPVPVNFGRLNNPKRDMIWVALAGPGMNFLLAYVCAIGIHGLVLFPELASNWLLANLANGLLLNVVLGVFNLLPIPPLDGGKVAVGILPNFLAIQLLKLEKYGFLFLIGVIFILPMISRALGYELNLLRWVHDGPISFVISLIAKTVGLH comes from the coding sequence ATGGAGAATTTGTCCGATATCATCTGGGTTGCCTCCACTTGGATATTGCCTGCCTTGCTGGCAATTACCCTACATGAAGCGGGCCACGCATTTGCTGCCTGGAAGTTTGGGGATCCAACGGCTAAAAATCAGGGTCGGGTAACCCTCAATCCTCTTAAACATATTGACCCCATGGGAACAATCATCCTTCCAGCTATCTTATTGCTGTTGAAGGCACCGTTCTTGTTTGGGTATGCAAAACCGGTTCCGGTGAATTTTGGACGCTTAAATAATCCCAAACGGGATATGATCTGGGTCGCGCTAGCGGGTCCAGGTATGAATTTCCTACTGGCTTATGTCTGCGCTATAGGGATCCATGGTCTGGTTCTGTTTCCAGAATTGGCCAGTAACTGGTTGCTGGCAAATCTGGCCAATGGACTTCTACTGAATGTGGTTCTGGGCGTGTTTAATCTGCTACCTATTCCGCCGCTTGATGGTGGAAAGGTTGCCGTTGGGATTTTACCAAACTTTTTGGCTATTCAGCTTCTCAAGTTGGAGAAGTATGGATTTTTATTCCTGATCGGGGTGATTTTCATTCTGCCCATGATTAGCCGGGCGTTAGGATATGAGCTGAACCTGCTTCGCTGGGTGCATGATGGGCCCATCAGCTTTGTAATCTCCCTGATTGCCAAGACTGTCGGTCTTCACTAG